The window CCTAATCGATAAtgataacaaaacaaaatttgattGATAAGTGGTGAGTGATTAATTATAGGTTTTGAAGCAAGAACTATCCTAAAAGCATGATAATCATCCATTACtacaataaataatatataatatttaaaaatcttTGATTAactataataaataatatttaaaaatcttCGATTAAATTCAATCAATACTATTTCAAAATTCTCATTTgttatcatttttattattttacatttataatttttttattatttgttatagTGTTTGTTATTTCATTTCCAAACAACCTACTTCAAACATGTACTATTTAtaacttaaattaaaataatttacccTCCTAACACCAATTATGATAATCTAACGAACTCCTTCCTCCAAATGCTCCAttatattgttattgttatcGATAGTATTATTGCTTTTGTATAAGAAGTATGTATTTTTCACATTTGTTATTATTACAGTCCTGATTTAGCTCTAAAGGTTAACTATAATAATGGTAAATATAGTAAATTCATAATGGTAAATGTGATGAAAAAAAACAATCTAGGTACATTGTTTTCTTTAGGATTACACCAATTTTCACTATAGATGGGTAAACGTGACATGCATCAGGATGCTGAATGCAACcaatcaaaatttatttattaattgaaATCTAAGTTTATTTGCTGAATTAGAACAGCTGTGGCCACCGAAAGTTACCAAGGATTGGCTACCAACTAAGATTTGTGCATTGCTTTGGTGGGAAGGGAATGAGTAACCTTTTTACATCGTTTGGTTTGACTTTTCTGTTTAAAGTATTCAATCACTCTCTTTCTAACCATAAATGGAAGAGCATTCATTGAGATTATGTTCTCGAAGaatcaaacatttttttttttttgtagtatTTGCATTAATGTCATTTATTATGCAATAATACTATAGAGGTTGACATTTATCTGTCTTTTTACCAAGTTTAAGAAAAAAAGGTTGTGTTGTCGTGTAGGATTTTGCATTAGTTATGGAGAAAAGGTTTGGTACTTTCTGAGGTAGTGAAATTAGTAGGCAAAGAGCACCATTGTTTGGCTAACATGATTAGAGTGGGTTTGTGGCATGAAATTTGGGAATTATGGATGTAATTTTGTTTGCCTAAAGCAGaggattttcaaattttaaattagtgGTTCTTATATCTATGTTTAAGTCCTTTGTGACTGTATCATTTTGATCCATGAAATAAGTTGTCCATATTTAGTTCTCGTACATAAAATTAGTATGATTTAAAGCTAACTTTTGGAAATATGTTCTCGTTACCTTTTCTTATAtaccttattattattatttgaataaattttgcAAGAACCACCATAGAGTATGGAATAGTTGCAATTAAACTCTTAAATTTTCACTTGTAAAATTTAAACCTTTTAAAGTTACCATAGTTGTATAAATTGAACACTCAAATCAAAAAGATTAAGTTTTGCAATTTGCCCTTATCATTTTATcaattttgattaaaaatgtTCTATTCAAACCAACAAGATAATGCCTAGCTTCAAGGACATTTAAAAATACAAACGAATCTTAAAATAAACCGATTAAATagtatttatatttaaatataaagttatTCTAATCATTCCAAAGTAAAGAATTTGGAACAAATAAGATCAGCAAACAACAATGAGCTTCAATAGGCCTAAGCTTAATTTTCGTGTCCCCTGAAGAATTATATCTCAAGTTTTTAGCATGTGCACCTAAGATTTCTAGAAAGCACGGTTTAACcagaaaatcaaatttaaaatgaaaGACTAAGTTTATAACCGATCAACGTGAGTATAACTCAACATTGATATGTATTATTTTCTTTGAAATCGAAGGATCAAATTACGATGTTCCATGCTAAAGTCAGTATACTCACTAGTAATTAGTACATACTATTTTCTTTAGGATAAAAAATCCAAGAATAAAACGGACAAACAAAAAGATAAGTTACCTAGTCCAACACATGAACCCAAAACCACATTTACACAAGAAGAGGAATGTCATTCTGTTTCTATCCAAGACTGAGAAACATGTATGCTTTTGGGATGAAAGTCACAATAGAGAAATGATTCTTTCCCACTAATACACCCACGAGATAATGACAATATGTTTTCCATTTTCAATTAATGGACAGGACAAGcaggagagaaaaaaaaatcaacttttTTTAAGACTAACATTGGATTCTACATCCCTCAGAGAATATAATATCATAAACAATGAAAGAACACCTCCAAACTAATATGTTGTATAGTGAACATAGATAGTATCGTATCTACAACTAAAGTGTATATTATAATATTGGATATCGACTCAGTAACACCACCGATACCAGCCAAGCATATCCCAACAAAACTGACAGATAAAAGGGGAAAAAATTACAATTGGATGTAAGTGGAAGGGATATTTACGAAGGGGATTATCACTGTTTGCTTGAGTTACCTTTCTATCGCGACGCGAGTGACCAGTAGTTGAAGAAAAAGGAAGGCAATGTAGTGAACCAGCAAAGGAATGCCATTGCAGTTGCAGATTGAAGCTGTGCACATTTATTCACAGAACAAAGGTCAAGGTCATTGTCTATTAGAACTGTGATGCCTGCACAAGCACATGCTGCAGCAAATGTGAGGGTGGTAGTGATCTGTAGGAAGAGACAAGAGAAGCAACTATTTCACTGTTTGTAGCCAACATAGCAACCCCTGTATACTCAAAAtttgatgatgataataatgaTAAAGCTTATCAACAGGTCAGCGGATTCAACTTAAAACATTGGTAACGGGTAGCTTTTCTTTTCAGCATCTTACTTGTATTATTACTGATGGAACGGACATGGTAAGAAATGTTTGATACAGGAGAAGTCCAAAATGGACAAACAGAAGTAGATTATAGGAACGTTTCAACAAGCCAATTGGTTTTAATGAATGGACTTACCCCATCGCCTACAGCAAAAAAGCTAACAATTGGGCGATTTTGCAAGGTTCGTTTCACTAACAGAGCGTAAATGTCGATAATTGCTAGGGCAAAACTCCATAGGCCCTGTAAACTGGCAGCTGCGACAAGGTAGCTGATGCAAAGATAAACGTGGAGTGTATCAGTGTATCAATGTTCTTCACAACAATGGTTGCATGTAGAATTTAACTATGTAATTACAGGAAATTTAGAAGCGGGTTAGATTTAAGGGATTTTATGGTTGCAAGTGGCGAAAACTGAAATTCATGTGGGAACTGCCTTGCAAGGTCGAGTTTGAAACTTCTTTATGTTATCAAACGAGTTAGAATAAGAATTCGACGGAATTAAAGGGAAAAATGAAATTGATCGAGTCAATGAAAAATAACCTAAATGCAGAAACAGAAGGAAAGTCGCGGGAGGCGGCCATGACTGAAAAAGCAGCAACGGCGAACCCTAATTGGATGCAACGAAGAGCTAGACCACCGCGAGTGCCGGGCATGCCTTCTATGTCCTTCATTCTGATTACCGGTGCGGCGTCTCCGACATCGGTCGTCGGAATTTCCTCCACCGGATGAACTGACCCATGGCTCCCGTTCATCTCTCTCCCaataatccaatcaattc is drawn from Cucumis melo cultivar AY chromosome 11, USDA_Cmelo_AY_1.0, whole genome shotgun sequence and contains these coding sequences:
- the LOC103501951 gene encoding CASP-like protein 5A2 yields the protein MNGSHGSVHPVEEIPTTDVGDAAPVIRMKDIEGMPGTRGGLALRCIQLGFAVAAFSVMAASRDFPSVSAFSYLVAAASLQGLWSFALAIIDIYALLVKRTLQNRPIVSFFAVGDGITTTLTFAAACACAGITVLIDNDLDLCSVNKCAQLQSATAMAFLCWFTTLPSFFFNYWSLASR